A single Flavobacterium sp. 1 DNA region contains:
- a CDS encoding PAAR domain-containing protein, whose protein sequence is MGLAARVSDMHVCPKVEPGPVPHVGGPILPGGNSTVLIGGMPASVVGDNCVCAGPPDSLTAGSSSVFIGGKAAVRMGDSTAHGGTVVMGCPTVIIGG, encoded by the coding sequence ATGGGATTAGCAGCAAGAGTTTCGGATATGCATGTGTGTCCTAAGGTAGAGCCTGGACCAGTGCCCCACGTGGGAGGACCTATTCTGCCTGGAGGTAACTCAACCGTTTTAATAGGCGGTATGCCAGCTTCGGTTGTGGGGGACAATTGTGTTTGTGCTGGCCCTCCCGATTCATTAACAGCTGGATCTTCTTCTGTTTTCATTGGGGGAAAAGCTGCCGTGAGAATGGGAGATTCGACCGCACATGGAGGCACTGTTGTTATGGGTTGTCCTACTGTTATTATAGGAGGTTGA
- a CDS encoding DUF4157 domain-containing protein codes for MDKMTLQPEKVKTAKSSSFFKPTIQKKLSVGSANDTYEVEADAMANKVMRMQEPQQQNVSHTGALVQRKCTACEQEEKLQKKPLAENITPLIQRSSTENSGESQASNHIENQINNSRGGGNSMDHGTKNFMESRFGADFSGVRIHTGSQAVQMSRELNAQAFTVGNDVYFNEGKYSPNTDSGKHLLAHELTHTVQQTGTIGRMKIQRSPSSDPSINAWQEKLSGSTSADNLCGLCPKNLGVNSITSGFQNGIELKAFILNDDTSHSYDIKRTKHGKVWIKSSGAWTNPINLGPGNDDDSHNRDEFLTSQITVPYLPYIYSMDAPGFNNRANPIANSSATEAILSGNFIEFVRVTRPNNTTYDDTRAFNWHSMIWIVKNVSGTWDVNASRSVIGTGHLPSLDP; via the coding sequence ATGGACAAAATGACGTTACAACCAGAAAAAGTAAAAACTGCAAAAAGTAGTTCGTTTTTTAAACCAACCATTCAAAAAAAATTGAGTGTCGGTTCTGCTAATGACACTTATGAAGTAGAAGCAGATGCAATGGCTAATAAAGTGATGCGGATGCAGGAACCTCAACAACAAAATGTTTCTCATACGGGCGCATTGGTACAAAGAAAATGTACTGCCTGCGAACAGGAGGAAAAGTTGCAAAAGAAACCTTTAGCCGAAAATATCACGCCTTTGATTCAACGTTCATCAACAGAAAATAGTGGCGAATCTCAAGCTTCAAACCATATTGAAAACCAAATCAATAATTCAAGGGGTGGCGGAAACAGTATGGATCATGGCACCAAAAACTTTATGGAAAGCCGCTTTGGGGCTGATTTTTCAGGAGTTCGCATACACACGGGCAGTCAGGCAGTTCAAATGAGTCGTGAATTAAATGCACAAGCCTTTACAGTGGGCAATGATGTTTATTTTAATGAAGGCAAATACAGTCCTAATACTGATAGTGGGAAACATTTATTAGCGCATGAGTTGACGCATACGGTACAACAAACTGGAACAATCGGAAGGATGAAGATTCAGAGAAGCCCTAGTAGTGATCCCAGTATAAATGCTTGGCAAGAAAAACTTTCTGGTTCAACATCAGCAGATAATCTCTGTGGACTTTGTCCCAAAAATTTAGGTGTTAATTCCATAACCAGTGGATTTCAGAATGGAATTGAGCTAAAGGCATTTATCCTTAATGACGACACTTCTCATTCATATGATATAAAAAGAACTAAACACGGTAAGGTTTGGATAAAAAGTAGTGGAGCTTGGACTAATCCCATAAATCTTGGTCCGGGTAATGATGATGACTCTCATAATAGGGATGAATTCCTTACATCTCAAATTACAGTGCCTTACCTTCCTTATATTTATTCAATGGATGCACCAGGTTTTAACAACCGCGCAAATCCTATAGCTAATTCTTCTGCAACAGAAGCAATCCTAAGTGGAAATTTTATTGAGTTTGTTCGTGTTACAAGACCTAACAATACTACTTATGATGACACAAGAGCCTTTAACTGGCATTCAATGATATGGATAGTTAAAAATGTTTCTGGAACTTGGGATGTAAATGCCAGTAGAAGTGTAATTGGTACAGGACACTTACCATCTTTAGACCCATAA
- a CDS encoding baseplate J/gp47 family protein, which translates to MENCKSILSIHNGMGTTQNDRVKPALQPDFFLLDERNEQDFILFVQKLSEYVNFFNEYNISESNWSVFFQKESTSILILIAHWNIELLPNSFEVKKNEIYLIVDPTTQKTRLIEYFNLIYTEFDKLEKKTKLLDDEIIEKENLVAAAYSIKNQFELIKNQINSSADISALLKNYVFIKTTQQLFGLLLSWKNFTKSAIDFQLNSYPKHSPQYTLFLSFLKLLDIAKSKLNEYTKNHLDFYYKDILRTENQNAKPDYVHLTVEPFDAKPFLIPKGTAFIAEKNSIGQKKFYESTADQAVNGIKLHSFLSMYRQQDSYFKADLLAFNTKNKGFNAFTTEKQSYKEGIMIASPIFYLQSGERIISLRFNDKDYKASDFDFYITGEKKTFEITSKDNNEKESKTGKNYIRLKIPATEKKIIPFDKKLHAEFLIQTEFPVLKIVPKNINIITAIETISIQVDVNQFKSFVLDSDFGKIDTEKAFFPFGEIPKTGNGMIISSNEFFMKKNAIASIILKSDTQHYNLKPFTLTNGVYEEYKKEASFLMPILIPNLSPYYYNVSLLNEFQIYQALPIRSSNEFTAESSSNTIVIPNLYPLSEYNYKEIASNQIVANGKFRIELFDNAFNADAFMFKYIVAATKPATPLPYKPRVKEFTFNYSVTENIKLNTRSGEDNPIDIYSILPFGYAKIMNKEVFHFIQKNPLEGTLFLGFEKANPNDGLRFLIQLEEGTANPLLEPAKVSYEYLDKNTWKKSDSNAIGDETFSLTQSGLISITIPEFDSTSNTELESNLFWLKISVSNIEAVCKFVGVHAQALKAVLTDYEKSGAVFLENTPKETISKIYTPINKVKKIIQPYSSFSGRIKEPDSALYTRTSERLRHKNRAITTWDYEKIVLQEFPEVYRVKALNHYRFDTMISNVSAGYVTLIPVAKSSVSDNINWKPLLSLNKMLLIKEHLAKIASPHVRINVKAPKQEKVEVIFKVKFHLQEGMNSGLYITELKQTINTYLSPWAYETSEINFANEIEFSSLIQLIDNQSYVDYLIDFKVSQYILDANNEVVGSAIQNLNKISPQTDYTLFIPNDSHQILAI; encoded by the coding sequence ATGGAAAATTGCAAATCGATATTATCAATACACAACGGAATGGGGACTACTCAAAATGATCGGGTAAAACCTGCTTTACAACCCGATTTTTTCCTTCTTGACGAAAGAAACGAACAGGACTTTATATTATTTGTGCAAAAACTTTCGGAATATGTAAATTTCTTTAACGAATATAATATTTCAGAAAGCAATTGGTCGGTTTTTTTTCAGAAGGAATCTACTTCCATCCTTATATTAATTGCACATTGGAATATCGAATTGCTTCCAAACTCATTTGAAGTTAAAAAAAATGAAATCTACTTAATTGTTGATCCTACGACACAAAAAACGAGATTAATAGAGTATTTTAATTTGATATATACCGAATTTGATAAACTAGAGAAAAAAACAAAATTACTGGACGATGAAATCATTGAAAAAGAAAATTTAGTCGCTGCTGCTTATTCCATCAAAAATCAGTTTGAGCTTATTAAAAATCAAATAAACAGTTCTGCAGACATTTCTGCTCTTTTAAAAAATTATGTCTTTATTAAAACGACACAGCAACTTTTCGGTCTATTACTTTCATGGAAAAATTTTACCAAAAGTGCTATCGATTTCCAACTTAACAGTTATCCAAAACATTCTCCTCAATACACGCTGTTCCTTTCTTTTTTAAAGTTATTGGACATTGCCAAATCCAAGCTAAATGAATACACAAAAAATCATTTGGACTTTTATTATAAAGATATTTTACGCACCGAGAATCAAAATGCAAAACCGGATTACGTTCATTTAACAGTGGAACCTTTTGATGCAAAGCCTTTCCTGATTCCAAAAGGAACTGCTTTTATAGCAGAGAAAAACAGTATTGGTCAGAAAAAATTTTATGAATCTACAGCTGATCAAGCTGTAAATGGGATCAAACTGCATTCTTTTTTGAGTATGTATCGCCAGCAAGATTCCTATTTCAAGGCAGATTTACTTGCTTTTAATACCAAGAATAAAGGATTTAATGCCTTTACAACCGAAAAACAATCCTATAAAGAAGGAATAATGATTGCCAGTCCTATTTTTTATTTACAAAGTGGGGAACGGATTATTTCTTTGCGATTTAATGATAAAGATTATAAAGCATCTGATTTTGATTTTTATATCACGGGAGAGAAAAAAACCTTTGAAATTACATCAAAAGACAATAACGAAAAGGAATCCAAAACCGGAAAGAATTACATTCGATTGAAAATTCCAGCCACCGAAAAAAAAATCATCCCCTTTGATAAAAAATTACACGCGGAGTTTTTGATTCAAACTGAATTTCCCGTTTTGAAAATTGTTCCTAAAAACATAAATATTATAACTGCTATCGAAACTATTTCGATTCAAGTGGACGTGAATCAATTCAAATCGTTTGTATTGGATTCCGACTTTGGAAAAATCGATACCGAAAAAGCCTTTTTCCCTTTTGGTGAAATTCCAAAAACAGGCAATGGTATGATTATTAGTTCCAATGAGTTTTTTATGAAAAAAAATGCAATCGCCTCTATTATATTGAAATCAGACACACAACATTATAATTTAAAACCCTTTACTCTTACTAATGGTGTTTATGAAGAATATAAAAAGGAAGCATCGTTTTTAATGCCAATTTTAATACCCAATTTATCTCCATATTATTATAATGTATCACTTCTTAATGAGTTCCAAATTTATCAAGCCCTGCCGATTCGTTCTTCCAATGAATTTACTGCAGAGTCTAGTTCCAATACGATTGTAATTCCTAATTTATATCCTTTATCCGAATACAATTATAAAGAAATAGCCAGTAATCAAATTGTTGCAAACGGAAAGTTTAGAATAGAATTATTCGACAATGCATTCAATGCTGATGCTTTTATGTTTAAATATATAGTCGCTGCAACGAAACCTGCAACACCTTTACCTTATAAGCCAAGGGTTAAAGAATTTACTTTTAATTATTCTGTAACCGAAAACATTAAATTAAACACACGAAGTGGGGAAGATAACCCAATAGATATTTACAGCATATTACCCTTTGGCTATGCCAAAATAATGAACAAAGAAGTTTTTCATTTTATACAAAAGAACCCTTTAGAAGGAACCCTTTTTTTAGGATTTGAAAAAGCGAACCCAAATGACGGACTCCGTTTTTTAATACAATTGGAAGAAGGAACCGCAAACCCGTTACTAGAGCCTGCAAAAGTATCGTATGAATATCTGGACAAAAACACTTGGAAAAAATCAGACTCTAATGCTATTGGGGACGAAACTTTTTCCCTCACACAATCTGGGCTTATTTCTATTACTATTCCAGAATTTGATTCAACATCGAATACCGAACTGGAATCGAATCTTTTTTGGCTCAAAATCTCAGTATCAAATATCGAAGCCGTATGCAAATTCGTAGGAGTTCACGCTCAAGCTCTGAAAGCAGTTTTAACTGATTATGAAAAATCGGGAGCAGTTTTTTTGGAAAATACCCCAAAAGAAACCATTAGCAAAATCTACACACCAATAAATAAGGTTAAAAAAATCATTCAGCCTTATTCCTCTTTTAGCGGAAGAATCAAAGAACCAGATAGTGCTTTATATACCAGAACCAGCGAGAGACTGCGCCACAAAAACAGAGCCATAACCACTTGGGATTACGAAAAAATTGTGCTACAGGAATTCCCCGAAGTCTATAGAGTAAAAGCATTAAACCATTATAGATTTGACACTATGATTTCAAATGTTTCAGCGGGATATGTGACTTTAATTCCAGTTGCAAAATCATCAGTTTCGGATAACATCAATTGGAAACCGCTTTTAAGTTTGAATAAAATGCTCTTGATAAAAGAACATCTGGCCAAAATTGCGTCTCCTCACGTAAGAATTAATGTTAAAGCTCCCAAACAGGAAAAAGTAGAAGTCATTTTCAAAGTGAAATTTCATTTGCAGGAAGGAATGAATTCCGGATTGTACATAACTGAATTAAAACAAACCATTAACACCTATTTAAGCCCTTGGGCTTATGAAACATCCGAAATAAATTTTGCTAATGAAATCGAATTTTCATCATTAATTCAATTAATTGACAATCAGAGTTATGTTGATTATCTCATTGATTTCAAAGTTAGTCAATATATTCTTGATGCTAATAATGAAGTCGTGGGAAGTGCGATTCAAAATCTGAATAAAATTTCGCCACAAACAGATTACACATTGTTTATCCCAAATGATTCCCACCAAATTCTAGCAATTTAA
- a CDS encoding DUF5908 family protein produces the protein MPIEIKELHIKVNIVETPDANSNSSYQLNSLKMNELKSEIVKECTSKVLEKIKEKMER, from the coding sequence ATGCCAATTGAAATTAAAGAATTACACATTAAAGTAAACATTGTCGAAACCCCGGATGCAAATTCCAATTCAAGTTATCAATTAAATTCATTAAAAATGAATGAGTTGAAATCGGAAATAGTTAAGGAGTGCACTTCGAAAGTATTGGAAAAAATTAAAGAAAAAATGGAAAGATGA
- a CDS encoding phage tail protein: MPNTDFPLPKFHFSVDWGGSKIAFTEVSGLNKEMDILEHRVGSSPEYFKRKMPGMQKLSNITLKRGVFVGDNEFFEWYNTVAQNTVQKRTVTISLLDENHEPKVVWSVKDCFIVSLKCTDLKADANEVAIDTVEIANHGFTIEYKS; this comes from the coding sequence ATGCCTAATACTGATTTTCCGTTACCAAAGTTCCATTTTAGTGTAGACTGGGGTGGTAGTAAAATTGCCTTTACAGAAGTTTCAGGCCTAAACAAAGAGATGGATATTTTAGAACATCGTGTTGGTTCCAGCCCAGAGTACTTTAAAAGAAAAATGCCCGGTATGCAAAAACTAAGCAACATCACACTCAAACGGGGTGTATTTGTGGGAGACAATGAATTCTTTGAATGGTACAATACCGTAGCCCAAAATACGGTGCAAAAAAGAACGGTTACCATATCGCTATTGGACGAAAACCACGAGCCAAAAGTAGTTTGGAGCGTGAAAGACTGCTTCATAGTATCTCTAAAATGTACTGACTTGAAAGCAGATGCCAATGAGGTTGCCATTGATACCGTAGAAATTGCTAATCATGGTTTTACTATTGAATATAAATCGTAA
- a CDS encoding GPW/gp25 family protein, with translation MKTDSFLGTGWSFPPTFNNLTGTVEMVSDEADIFQSLHILLSTQLKERVMRSDFGCDLTALLYENITITLLTKIKVIIENAILLYEPRVDLLNVDFAMVETNNGLINIEITYRIRATNSRKNYVFPYYLEEGTFVKQ, from the coding sequence ATGAAAACAGATTCATTTTTAGGAACAGGATGGTCATTCCCACCCACTTTTAACAACTTAACCGGCACTGTGGAAATGGTATCTGATGAGGCCGATATTTTTCAGAGCCTGCATATTTTGCTTTCTACACAACTGAAAGAAAGAGTGATGCGTTCTGATTTTGGCTGTGATTTGACTGCTTTATTATACGAAAACATAACCATTACACTGCTTACCAAAATAAAGGTTATCATCGAAAATGCCATACTGTTATATGAACCGCGTGTGGATTTACTGAATGTAGATTTTGCTATGGTTGAAACCAATAATGGATTAATCAATATTGAAATTACGTATAGAATTAGAGCCACCAATTCCAGAAAAAATTATGTATTCCCTTATTATTTAGAAGAAGGAACATTTGTAAAACAATAA
- a CDS encoding phage baseplate assembly protein V — MPNVKPFYPSDTLLKLEFLINGVNKGLDNFLTEGKVHFELNKIPFAKFTFTCSEDDFKEAQGSPIQSLNRGQGTVPITIEVKISFEKEMKTLFKGVIKSLDIEHENCNVVAKIECKDIALRLTQTSSEAENNNQPFGERLTTYTNDLQLSENLSGQSWSEEHITQNNTAVPWDYLIGFLDSIGMLVGLRNTEFTGIDIVNPEITATYVAENGINVFAYTGRVDPERRRSMVTIQHWDIENQAVNTVTSQQEATENIHTVRIDQTNLQPATLQRIADTIIAKSKIASISGKVTTFGNLKAKIGEYIGFNKVNPEIDKETLLISVEEHLISNGCWKTEFTYGLESERSFTENTTTGVNNAHAQVGQSNTVNGLLIGIVTQIEEDPNNQFRIKVRIPMLSENGEGVWARLATMNAANEMGSYFIPSVNDEVILGCLGNNPDTPIILGSLYSSTRAMPFPITQDNFIKGFVTKEGTKIVIDDDKKSIELSTKKGNKLTISDDLKGFAIEDENSNKITLDDQGITIESSKDLNLKASGNIKIEGTQIAIEGSAKTDIKGGTVNIN, encoded by the coding sequence ATGCCAAATGTAAAACCTTTTTATCCCTCTGATACTTTGCTAAAACTGGAGTTTCTCATTAATGGGGTTAATAAAGGTTTAGATAATTTTTTGACAGAAGGAAAAGTACATTTTGAATTGAATAAAATTCCATTTGCAAAGTTTACGTTTACTTGCTCGGAAGATGATTTTAAAGAAGCTCAGGGTTCTCCAATTCAATCGTTGAATAGAGGCCAAGGAACAGTACCCATAACAATTGAAGTGAAAATTTCTTTTGAAAAAGAAATGAAAACACTTTTTAAAGGTGTTATCAAATCGCTGGATATTGAACACGAAAACTGTAATGTTGTTGCTAAAATAGAGTGTAAAGATATTGCATTACGATTGACTCAAACTTCATCTGAAGCAGAGAATAATAATCAACCTTTTGGAGAAAGGTTGACTACTTATACAAATGATTTACAGCTGAGCGAAAATTTATCTGGACAAAGTTGGAGCGAAGAGCATATTACGCAAAATAACACTGCAGTTCCTTGGGATTATTTGATTGGTTTTTTGGATTCCATCGGTATGTTAGTGGGGCTACGTAATACAGAATTCACAGGCATTGACATTGTTAATCCTGAAATTACTGCCACTTATGTGGCCGAAAATGGTATTAATGTTTTTGCCTATACCGGTAGAGTGGATCCTGAGAGAAGAAGGTCTATGGTTACCATTCAGCATTGGGATATCGAAAATCAAGCGGTTAATACTGTGACTTCTCAGCAAGAGGCCACCGAAAATATACATACCGTAAGAATCGACCAAACCAACCTGCAACCTGCAACTCTACAAAGAATTGCAGATACTATTATTGCCAAAAGCAAAATAGCGTCCATTAGCGGGAAAGTAACCACGTTTGGAAATCTAAAAGCAAAGATTGGAGAATATATAGGATTTAATAAAGTCAACCCCGAAATAGATAAGGAAACTTTATTAATTAGTGTTGAGGAACATCTTATTTCCAATGGCTGTTGGAAAACAGAGTTCACTTATGGCTTGGAAAGCGAAAGATCCTTTACGGAGAATACCACTACGGGTGTTAACAATGCGCATGCACAGGTAGGACAATCAAATACAGTGAACGGATTATTGATAGGAATCGTGACTCAAATTGAAGAAGATCCCAATAATCAATTCCGAATTAAGGTTCGTATTCCAATGTTGTCTGAAAATGGAGAAGGGGTTTGGGCTCGGTTAGCCACAATGAATGCTGCAAACGAGATGGGCAGTTATTTTATTCCGAGTGTGAATGATGAGGTTATATTGGGTTGTTTGGGGAACAATCCAGACACACCCATAATTCTTGGGAGTCTTTATAGTTCTACAAGAGCAATGCCTTTTCCGATAACACAAGATAATTTCATTAAAGGTTTTGTGACCAAAGAAGGAACTAAAATAGTTATCGATGACGATAAAAAAAGCATAGAGTTGAGCACCAAGAAAGGAAACAAACTAACTATAAGTGATGACCTGAAAGGATTTGCAATTGAAGACGAAAACAGCAATAAAATAACTCTGGACGATCAAGGTATAACAATTGAAAGCAGTAAGGATTTGAACCTAAAAGCCAGTGGAAACATAAAAATAGAAGGCACTCAAATAGCCATAGAAGGCAGTGCGAAAACGGACATAAAAGGAGGAACAGTAAACATTAATTAA
- a CDS encoding contractile injection system tape measure protein gives MHLLQQHTFDIQCSSPSFGKEIQNQLSSLLENQFYPKLEILFDKYAVDKHTWNTDLIALELPDLSRKNWKNELVHHSLLQIEEYLKNNIPLFEIDNANNHSLLQIEEYLKNNTSLFKINNRNNHNIAQKGFTTKEQHLSFLLFHFLKTGVLAENSISKNLTEIVSKIEITNEFLEELIKNLTEDIICFERWIFSISVFFKKKSINSLLGFKLISVSHFQEILQNQESNLYELKQFKQLFKTNKAFVLQWLELIEWTNYIQKKSNSKSILFKNFIELSSKHWAISLDEMRAIFKIINTNSKTDNKAVFQEMSFFIESLKRSDTPNSLKNDFIEIIEKSNDYTFDESPEVTKSKSINISETQFITNAGLVILHPFLQSLFEQLNLCKNDIWTTKMNQHKAVLLTQFMITGQEKSFENELFLNKILCGFLLENVVNAQLKITKKEKEKCYSLLQAVSEHWKVMQKSSVEALQESFLQRNGKIVIQSEFRFELWVEEKGFDILLEQLPWGIGMVKTPWMEEYLICNWS, from the coding sequence ATGCATTTACTCCAACAACATACCTTTGATATTCAGTGTTCTTCTCCAAGTTTTGGAAAAGAAATACAAAATCAATTGAGTTCATTGTTGGAGAACCAATTTTATCCAAAACTCGAAATTTTATTCGATAAATATGCCGTTGACAAGCACACTTGGAACACAGATTTAATTGCACTTGAACTGCCTGATTTGTCGAGAAAAAATTGGAAAAATGAACTGGTGCATCATTCTTTACTGCAAATCGAAGAATACCTAAAGAACAACATTCCTCTTTTTGAGATTGATAATGCTAACAACCATTCTTTACTGCAAATTGAAGAATACCTAAAAAACAATACTTCCCTCTTTAAAATTAATAATCGTAACAATCATAACATTGCACAAAAAGGTTTTACTACTAAAGAACAACATCTAAGTTTTTTGTTGTTTCATTTTTTAAAAACAGGTGTTTTGGCAGAAAATTCTATTTCTAAAAATCTAACTGAAATTGTTTCTAAAATAGAAATCACAAATGAATTTCTAGAAGAACTTATTAAAAATCTAACTGAAGATATAATCTGTTTTGAACGATGGATTTTTTCTATCTCAGTTTTTTTTAAAAAGAAGAGTATTAATTCTTTACTGGGTTTCAAATTAATTTCAGTTTCTCATTTCCAAGAAATTCTTCAAAATCAAGAAAGCAATTTGTATGAATTAAAACAATTTAAACAGCTATTCAAAACAAACAAAGCTTTCGTATTACAATGGCTTGAATTAATAGAATGGACAAACTACATTCAAAAAAAGTCTAATTCGAAATCTATTCTTTTTAAAAACTTCATTGAATTATCTTCAAAACATTGGGCAATTTCATTGGATGAAATGAGAGCAATTTTTAAAATCATAAACACTAATAGTAAAACCGACAACAAAGCTGTTTTTCAAGAAATGAGTTTTTTTATCGAAAGTTTAAAAAGAAGTGATACTCCAAATTCATTGAAGAATGATTTCATAGAAATAATAGAAAAATCAAATGATTATACTTTTGATGAAAGCCCAGAAGTTACAAAATCAAAAAGTATCAATATAAGCGAAACGCAATTTATAACTAATGCAGGTTTGGTTATTTTACATCCATTTTTACAATCATTATTTGAACAATTGAACTTGTGTAAAAATGATATTTGGACCACGAAAATGAATCAGCACAAGGCTGTTTTATTGACCCAATTTATGATTACAGGTCAGGAAAAAAGTTTTGAAAATGAATTGTTTTTAAATAAAATTCTATGCGGATTTCTACTGGAAAATGTGGTGAACGCCCAATTGAAAATTACAAAAAAAGAAAAAGAAAAATGTTATAGTTTGTTACAAGCCGTTTCTGAACATTGGAAAGTAATGCAAAAATCCTCTGTAGAAGCTTTGCAAGAATCCTTTTTGCAAAGAAATGGTAAAATCGTAATTCAAAGCGAGTTCCGTTTTGAATTATGGGTGGAAGAAAAAGGGTTTGACATACTACTGGAACAACTTCCCTGGGGCATAGGGATGGTCAAAACCCCATGGATGGAAGAGTATCTAATCTGCAATTGGAGTTGA
- a CDS encoding phage tail protein — translation MPNDPLAGFHFSVIFELVPQFSIDTKFQSVNGLKVTMETESYTEGGQNKFKHSFPLRSGYQDLVLKRGLTTDMSGLSMWCSQALESFIFYPANLIVSLLNEKGNPIKVWYVSHAIPLSYEFSDFNAEENKIVIETITLRYNFFKEIPIPSF, via the coding sequence ATGCCAAATGACCCTTTAGCAGGCTTTCACTTTTCGGTGATATTTGAATTGGTGCCTCAATTTTCAATTGATACAAAATTTCAAAGTGTAAATGGACTAAAAGTCACTATGGAAACAGAATCTTATACCGAGGGGGGGCAAAATAAATTTAAACATAGTTTTCCTCTTCGTTCCGGTTACCAAGATTTAGTTCTAAAAAGAGGTTTAACAACGGATATGTCTGGATTGTCAATGTGGTGTAGTCAAGCTTTGGAAAGTTTTATTTTTTATCCTGCTAATTTGATTGTGTCGCTGCTCAATGAAAAAGGGAATCCTATAAAGGTTTGGTATGTCTCACATGCCATTCCTTTGAGTTACGAGTTTAGTGATTTTAATGCCGAAGAAAATAAAATAGTTATTGAAACCATTACTTTGAGATATAATTTTTTTAAAGAAATTCCAATTCCAAGTTTTTAA